In Mycoplasmopsis fermentans PG18, one genomic interval encodes:
- the mnmE gene encoding tRNA uridine-5-carboxymethylaminomethyl(34) synthesis GTPase MnmE produces the protein MINDTIAAISSGGKINQAISIIRVSGQDSIEIVSKIFKGKIGTNQTITYGHIFDNKTKEIIDEVLIAWFIGNKNFTGENTVEINCHGGVLVTNRILELLLANGARMALPGEFSRRSFLNGKMDLIKAEAINDLIHAKTLKQSELAIKKFDGKTSNMIKSFIDELAYLIGQMEINIDYPEYEDFENVLTKDLISRLQKLQDKLSLIIKESENSRLIFDGIKVAILGKPNVGKSSILNCLINEDKAIVTDQAGTTRDLVEASYQIDGLLFKLVDTAGIRKTNRKIEKIGIEKSFEQIEKCDVVIHVNEANTLENDYDKKVEKLAKQFNKPLIKVINKVDLLKNNKKKKNVIYVSAKNKNIDDLKEALVNIFSKNEINNEEYVVNARQLALVKKAHSSISDAIESINNGIDVDVVIIDVRQAWADLVDISGRADNELLLDEMFKNFCLGK, from the coding sequence ATGATAAATGACACAATTGCAGCAATATCTTCAGGTGGTAAGATTAATCAAGCCATATCAATAATCAGAGTTAGTGGTCAAGATAGTATTGAAATAGTTTCTAAAATTTTTAAAGGAAAAATAGGAACAAATCAAACAATAACTTATGGCCATATTTTTGATAATAAAACAAAAGAAATTATTGATGAAGTTTTAATTGCTTGATTTATAGGAAATAAAAATTTTACAGGCGAAAATACTGTTGAAATTAATTGCCATGGTGGTGTATTAGTAACCAATAGAATTCTTGAGTTATTATTAGCTAATGGTGCTCGAATGGCACTGCCAGGTGAATTTAGTCGACGTTCATTTTTGAATGGTAAAATGGACTTAATTAAAGCTGAAGCAATTAATGATTTAATACATGCCAAAACATTAAAACAAAGTGAATTAGCCATTAAGAAATTTGATGGCAAAACTTCAAACATGATTAAATCATTTATTGACGAATTAGCCTATTTAATAGGTCAAATGGAAATAAATATAGATTATCCAGAGTATGAAGATTTTGAAAATGTTTTGACAAAAGATTTAATTTCTAGATTGCAAAAATTGCAAGACAAATTGAGCTTAATTATCAAAGAAAGTGAAAACTCAAGATTAATTTTTGATGGCATTAAAGTTGCTATTCTTGGTAAGCCAAATGTTGGAAAAAGTTCAATATTAAATTGCTTAATAAATGAAGATAAAGCAATAGTTACAGATCAGGCTGGAACAACTCGTGATCTTGTTGAAGCTTCATATCAAATTGATGGTTTATTATTCAAATTAGTTGATACCGCTGGAATTAGAAAAACTAATCGAAAAATTGAAAAAATAGGTATTGAAAAATCTTTTGAACAAATTGAAAAATGTGATGTTGTAATTCATGTTAATGAAGCTAATACTTTAGAAAATGATTACGATAAAAAAGTTGAAAAATTAGCTAAACAATTTAACAAACCATTAATTAAAGTAATTAATAAAGTTGATTTATTAAAAAATAATAAAAAGAAAAAGAATGTTATTTATGTCAGTGCTAAAAATAAAAACATTGATGATTTAAAGGAAGCATTAGTTAATATTTTTTCAAAGAATGAAATTAACAATGAAGAATACGTTGTTAATGCAAGACAACTAGCATTGGTTAAAAAGGCTCATTCAAGTATTTCTGATGCAATTGAATCAATAAATAATGGCATTGATGTTGATGTAGTAATTATTGATGTAAGACAAGCTTGAGCTGATTTAGTTGATATTTCAGGTAGAGCTGACAATGAATTATTGCTTGACGAAATGTTTAAAAACTTTTGTTTAGGAAAATAG
- a CDS encoding TatD family hydrolase, whose amino-acid sequence MSIKYIDAHTHPLKEYYDDNYHVIERAHAKGLVALLITGCNEQENEEVIKIAKNFSYTFPVIGIHPNECHGKVDGEIIEKQLDDSVVAIGEIGLDYFYTPEKKDIQIESLHAQIQVAKKHNLPVVIHMRDAYEDLYEIIKQYYKDVVFMIHTYSGNLYWAKKFYELGCYFSFSGVATYKNGTETIEVLDWLPIDRILTETDAPFLSPAHKRGELNYPNYVIQTTHFIAGIKKIPIEKFTDQILKNAKDLFKINVSRK is encoded by the coding sequence ATGTCAATAAAATATATTGATGCTCATACTCATCCATTAAAAGAATACTATGATGACAATTATCATGTAATTGAAAGAGCTCATGCTAAAGGTTTAGTAGCTTTATTAATTACCGGATGTAATGAACAAGAAAATGAAGAAGTTATTAAAATTGCCAAAAACTTTTCATATACTTTTCCTGTTATTGGAATTCATCCAAATGAATGTCATGGAAAGGTTGACGGCGAAATTATTGAAAAGCAATTAGATGATTCTGTTGTTGCAATTGGCGAAATTGGTTTAGATTACTTTTATACACCAGAAAAGAAAGATATTCAAATTGAATCATTGCATGCTCAAATTCAAGTAGCTAAAAAACACAATTTACCAGTAGTAATTCACATGCGTGATGCATATGAAGATTTGTACGAAATTATTAAACAATATTATAAAGATGTTGTTTTTATGATTCATACATATAGTGGTAACTTATATTGAGCCAAAAAGTTTTACGAATTAGGTTGTTACTTTTCTTTTAGCGGAGTGGCAACTTATAAAAATGGAACTGAAACTATTGAAGTTTTAGATTGATTGCCAATTGATAGAATATTAACTGAAACTGATGCTCCTTTTCTTTCTCCAGCTCACAAAAGAGGTGAATTAAATTATCCAAATTATGTAATTCAAACAACTCACTTTATTGCAGGTATTAAAAAAATACCAATTGAAAAATTTACTGACCAGATTTTAAAAAATGCAAAGGATTTATTTAAGATAAATGTTTCAAGAAAATAA
- the rsmA gene encoding 16S rRNA (adenine(1518)-N(6)/adenine(1519)-N(6))-dimethyltransferase RsmA — protein MFQENKLKAKKRYGQNFLKDQNVINKIIELIKPQGEKILEIGPGRGALTKILNQQAKEFTAFEIDQDMVDYLQKNNILNQNQIVQGDFLIADLKKYKSYVVVGNIPYYITSDIIFKLLDYRHNFKKAILMVQNEVAQRLVAKPNQNDYSKLSITVQYCADVKKELFVKKTYFDPVPKVDSAIVSITFKNEANDNYENLKDFFKLCFLARRKKLSFALATKYSNDKIKIAYNKLNLKELTRIQELDLKTILALYDCLEN, from the coding sequence ATGTTTCAAGAAAATAAATTAAAAGCCAAAAAAAGATATGGTCAAAATTTTTTAAAAGATCAAAATGTTATTAACAAAATAATTGAATTGATTAAACCACAAGGTGAAAAGATTTTAGAAATAGGCCCCGGAAGAGGTGCTTTAACTAAAATTTTAAATCAACAAGCAAAAGAATTTACTGCTTTTGAAATAGATCAAGATATGGTTGATTATTTACAAAAAAATAATATCTTAAATCAAAATCAAATTGTCCAAGGAGATTTTTTAATAGCTGATTTGAAAAAATATAAAAGCTATGTTGTTGTTGGGAATATTCCTTATTACATAACTAGTGATATTATTTTTAAACTATTAGATTATCGACACAATTTTAAAAAAGCTATTCTTATGGTTCAAAATGAAGTGGCTCAAAGATTAGTGGCTAAACCTAATCAAAATGATTACAGCAAACTTTCAATAACAGTTCAATATTGTGCTGATGTTAAAAAAGAATTATTTGTTAAGAAGACTTATTTTGATCCAGTTCCTAAAGTTGATTCTGCTATTGTTTCTATTACTTTTAAAAATGAAGCAAATGATAATTATGAAAATTTAAAAGACTTTTTCAAATTATGTTTTTTAGCTAGAAGAAAAAAATTATCATTTGCTTTAGCTACAAAATATAGTAATGATAAAATTAAAATTGCATATAATAAATTAAATTTAAAAGAATTAACTAGAATTCAAGAATTAGATTTAAAAACTATATTAGCTTTATACGATTGCTTAGAAAATTAG
- a CDS encoding NAD(P)H-dependent glycerol-3-phosphate dehydrogenase, protein MKKVTIIGTGAWASALATVLSKNNNKVLMWGIDSSEVDSINKGNNSKYFKDALFNNPFNVKATLDLNEALKEFDYLILAVPSSAITSVLEQIKETIKNKKINVINVAKGIDEKTNEFFSEVLNKQFANNLKNYCTLIGPSFAVEVFENVLTMINVVGPKTRFLKKVSELFNNDTFRLVVNENEHGSELFAALKNVLAIGIGMIDYLRPYRNTMAALLSIGVKEIHMVYKRIFPESNDNMGFELAGIGDIFLTCSSTKSRNFSFGRQVAEFGLEATLKNNKKTIEGYHAAKILANILKKNKDLKIVFLKSIIDILYKNKKPELLLDFVKKYN, encoded by the coding sequence ATGAAAAAAGTAACAATTATCGGAACAGGTGCCTGAGCTTCAGCACTCGCAACTGTTTTAAGTAAAAATAATAACAAGGTTTTAATGTGAGGAATTGATTCAAGTGAAGTAGATTCAATTAACAAAGGAAATAATAGTAAATATTTTAAAGATGCTTTATTTAATAATCCTTTTAATGTAAAAGCTACTTTGGACTTAAATGAAGCTTTAAAAGAATTTGATTATTTAATTTTAGCTGTACCTTCAAGTGCAATTACTTCTGTGTTAGAACAAATAAAGGAAACAATCAAAAATAAAAAAATAAATGTTATTAATGTTGCAAAAGGTATTGATGAAAAAACAAATGAATTTTTTTCAGAAGTTTTAAACAAACAATTTGCGAATAATTTAAAAAATTATTGTACTTTAATTGGTCCTTCTTTTGCTGTTGAAGTTTTTGAAAATGTTTTAACCATGATTAATGTTGTTGGTCCAAAAACAAGATTTTTAAAAAAAGTTTCTGAATTATTTAATAATGACACTTTTAGACTTGTTGTTAATGAAAATGAACACGGTTCAGAATTGTTTGCTGCTCTAAAAAATGTTCTAGCTATTGGAATTGGAATGATTGATTATTTAAGACCATATCGAAATACAATGGCGGCCTTGCTTTCAATTGGTGTTAAAGAAATTCACATGGTTTACAAGAGAATATTTCCTGAATCAAATGACAATATGGGATTTGAATTAGCAGGAATTGGCGATATCTTTTTAACTTGTTCAAGTACAAAAAGCCGTAACTTTTCTTTTGGTAGACAAGTTGCAGAATTTGGCTTGGAAGCAACTTTAAAAAATAATAAGAAAACTATTGAAGGATATCATGCTGCTAAAATATTAGCTAATATTCTAAAGAAAAATAAAGATCTTAAAATTGTATTTTTAAAAAGCATAATTGATATTTTATATAAAAACAAGAAACCTGAATTACTTTTAGATTTTGTTAAAAAATATAACTAA
- a CDS encoding MAG0480 family ComEC-like protein, translated as MERLRKYFGSWQGNLKEITRNFNSVSLFLFSLLSPVLLHLVINAQETKIFWILLFLIYVTFLALIKPKYLILVAMLLTLYLSYFLSKTKIYYEKGIYKIEGSISVLSKKYLVISNENNNILIYTSDLKNSTPLSLGDQVEIQGELNPIEIDNSKIATFYLQNNINYLLKKTVILTVIKPEFSVEEKIMNYSKNHGELFDSYWRLLVFGSYDSKELVLNKVNRLNIVHLIVISGLHFDLLFYLILLILKPLDKIKIKSKYVAFALIFYYLTLLANPVSALRAYIMQVVKNSNNPFSYNNKFKKYDGLVISILVLFLLKNNYLFSLSFILSFSSTFTIMLLVPMVKSKKLNNFLKTLILMTLIYLFNIPMLLYINEYWNYFGLLLGIIMAPLFQFFHLCSLLFWWSPTMLSWMYYLLDNLLYYLVEYTFALKINISINWWILIFWSSFWYLTIFFMKLKSNIKIWKIKTA; from the coding sequence ATGGAACGACTTAGAAAATATTTCGGGAGTTGGCAAGGTAACCTTAAAGAAATTACAAGGAATTTTAATTCTGTAAGTCTTTTTCTTTTTAGTTTACTCTCACCTGTTTTATTACACTTAGTAATAAATGCTCAAGAAACCAAAATATTTTGAATACTATTATTTTTAATTTATGTTACTTTCTTAGCTTTAATTAAGCCTAAATATTTAATTTTAGTAGCCATGCTTTTGACTTTATATTTAAGTTATTTTTTATCTAAAACAAAAATTTATTATGAAAAAGGTATTTATAAAATTGAAGGATCGATAAGCGTCCTAAGCAAAAAATATTTAGTTATATCAAATGAAAATAATAATATTTTAATTTACACAAGTGATTTAAAAAATAGCACTCCTTTAAGTCTAGGGGACCAAGTAGAAATTCAAGGTGAATTAAATCCTATTGAAATAGACAATAGTAAAATAGCAACATTTTATTTGCAAAATAATATAAATTATTTGCTAAAAAAAACAGTCATTTTAACTGTTATTAAACCAGAATTTTCTGTTGAAGAAAAAATAATGAATTATTCAAAAAATCATGGTGAATTATTTGATTCATATTGAAGGTTGTTAGTTTTTGGATCCTATGATTCAAAAGAATTAGTATTGAATAAAGTTAATAGACTTAATATTGTTCATTTAATTGTTATTTCAGGTTTGCATTTTGACTTATTATTCTATTTAATTTTGTTGATACTAAAACCTTTGGATAAAATTAAAATCAAAAGTAAATATGTGGCTTTTGCCCTCATATTCTATTATTTAACATTACTTGCTAATCCTGTTTCTGCTTTAAGAGCTTATATTATGCAAGTTGTTAAAAATTCAAATAATCCTTTTAGTTATAACAACAAATTTAAAAAATATGATGGTCTAGTAATTTCAATTTTAGTTTTATTTTTACTTAAAAATAATTACTTGTTTTCTTTATCATTTATTCTTAGTTTTTCATCAACTTTTACAATTATGTTATTAGTGCCAATGGTCAAAAGTAAAAAATTAAACAACTTTTTAAAAACATTAATTTTGATGACTTTAATATATCTTTTTAATATTCCAATGCTTTTATATATTAATGAATATTGAAATTACTTCGGATTATTACTAGGAATAATTATGGCTCCATTATTTCAATTTTTTCACTTGTGTTCTTTATTATTTTGATGAAGTCCAACAATGCTGAGTTGAATGTATTACTTGTTAGATAATTTGTTATATTACTTAGTTGAATACACTTTTGCTTTAAAAATAAATATAAGTATCAATTGATGAATATTAATCTTTTGAAGTAGCTTTTGATATTTAACAATCTTTTTTATGAAGCTAAAATCTAATATAAAAATTTGAAAAATAAAAACAGCCTAA
- a CDS encoding MAG0490 family ComEA-like DNA-binding protein, protein MKYRKIILGTLLAGTIVISTSTIAFNIQRTKVAKVKSNDPASIGSKFCIKVSGAVAFAKNYYFEKPIYLKELLDMAQPYENADLSKIDLKKELKENLNIYIPYQKTNNPFLYWNNLSKEHFKLLVDFGIKKSIVNKILDLREKKNQITWNDLENISGVGKVTLKKLQGILIL, encoded by the coding sequence ATGAAATATAGAAAGATAATATTAGGAACTTTGTTAGCAGGCACAATTGTAATTTCAACAAGTACAATTGCTTTTAATATTCAAAGAACCAAGGTTGCAAAGGTTAAAAGCAATGATCCTGCATCAATAGGATCAAAATTTTGTATCAAAGTATCCGGTGCAGTTGCCTTTGCTAAAAATTATTATTTCGAAAAGCCTATTTATTTAAAAGAATTATTAGATATGGCTCAACCTTATGAAAATGCAGACTTAAGCAAAATTGACTTAAAAAAAGAATTAAAAGAAAATCTTAATATTTACATTCCATATCAAAAAACTAATAACCCTTTTTTGTATTGAAATAACTTAAGTAAAGAACATTTTAAATTGTTAGTGGATTTTGGCATTAAAAAATCAATAGTTAACAAGATTTTAGATTTAAGAGAAAAGAAAAATCAAATAACATGGAACGACTTAGAAAATATTTCGGGAGTTGGCAAGGTAACCTTAAAGAAATTACAAGGAATTTTAATTCTGTAA
- the recU gene encoding Holliday junction resolvase RecU yields the protein MQKNRGMLLEKIINKTIDYYAKNKLAYIEKKSLPVKFKKVKNDNLKLDEAYILKKSTVDYIGCYKGFFVAFEAKSTNEKRLPANNIARHQIKYLLDIESNSGLAFFIIFFSFCDEFYLVKASELIQHMNKSISYEEIKNIGFRIELTFPGIIDFLPYVQNFY from the coding sequence ATGCAAAAAAATAGAGGAATGTTATTAGAAAAAATAATTAATAAAACAATTGATTACTATGCCAAAAATAAATTAGCTTATATTGAAAAGAAGTCTTTACCTGTTAAGTTTAAGAAGGTTAAAAATGATAATTTGAAATTGGATGAGGCTTATATATTAAAGAAGAGCACAGTTGATTACATCGGTTGCTATAAAGGATTTTTTGTTGCTTTTGAAGCAAAAAGCACAAATGAAAAAAGATTGCCAGCAAATAATATTGCTCGGCACCAAATTAAGTATTTATTGGATATTGAAAGTAATAGTGGATTAGCTTTCTTTATTATATTTTTTAGTTTTTGTGATGAGTTTTATCTTGTTAAAGCAAGTGAGTTAATTCAGCATATGAATAAATCTATTTCTTATGAAGAAATAAAAAACATAGGTTTTAGAATCGAATTAACCTTTCCAGGTATAATCGACTTTTTGCCCTATGTTCAAAATTTTTATTAG
- a CDS encoding HU family DNA-binding protein: MNQERKIMTKKEFVQKIAEMLEVPVRVADQYFDAFLFVLKEQLIAEDKVQLSDLGTFETKIRRGRETINPFTNEPIQVPEKRVVKFTPSKYLRDIVNF, encoded by the coding sequence ATAAATCAAGAAAGGAAGATTATGACCAAAAAAGAATTTGTACAAAAAATTGCTGAAATGTTAGAAGTTCCAGTTAGAGTAGCAGATCAATACTTTGATGCATTTCTATTCGTTTTAAAAGAACAACTTATAGCTGAAGATAAAGTTCAACTTTCAGATTTAGGAACCTTCGAAACAAAAATTAGAAGAGGACGTGAAACAATTAATCCATTTACAAATGAACCAATTCAAGTGCCTGAAAAACGTGTTGTAAAATTCACACCTTCAAAATACTTAAGAGATATTGTAAACTTCTAA
- the hinT gene encoding histidine triad protein HinT, with amino-acid sequence MQNIFQLIINKKAEANIIFEDDKCIAFYDKFPIQPGHFLVVPKKHSKNITEADDETAAHLINVARKLGKKHVLDKKIAGFKIIINTGEAADQTIFHTHVHVIPYREKAQDN; translated from the coding sequence ATGCAAAACATATTTCAATTAATAATTAACAAAAAAGCAGAAGCAAATATTATCTTTGAAGATGATAAATGTATAGCTTTTTATGACAAATTCCCAATTCAACCCGGACATTTCTTAGTGGTTCCAAAAAAACACAGTAAAAACATTACTGAAGCAGATGATGAAACAGCTGCACATTTAATAAATGTTGCTCGTAAACTTGGAAAAAAACATGTATTAGATAAGAAAATTGCAGGCTTCAAAATAATAATTAATACAGGCGAAGCTGCTGATCAAACAATTTTCCATACACACGTACACGTAATTCCATATCGTGAAAAAGCACAAGATAACTAA